GATTCTTTCCGAAGCAGGTTATTCCTGGAACGAAGAAGGCAAGCTCCTCGACAAGAAGAAAAAACTTGTCCGCAATATTTCTATAGAATGTCCGCAAGGGTGGACCGACTGGATTGACGCCATCAACGTCATCGCAGAATCTTTTGCAGAAATCGGCATTACGGCAACACCGAGCATCGTCGACTACGGCATTTGGGACATGAACCTCCGCAAGGGAACGTTCGACCTCGCCATGAAGACGCCACCCTCGGAGCATTCCATCGCCAATCCGTGGAACAGATTCTACCAGATGCTTAACAATGCCACCATCAAGCCCGTCGGCGAAGAATCCTACGCAAACCAGGGGCGCTTCCAGAACGATGAAATCAACCAGCTTTTAAACGATATCCCGACAATTTCGAATGAAGATTCTCTTACGCATGCCTACCAAGAGCTCAACAGGCTGTTTATGCAAACAGTCCCTGTGCTCCCAGTCATGTACAGACCGGCGACATTCTACCAGTTTTCGACCAAGCATTGGACGAACTTTCCGACAGAAGAAAACCCCTATGCACCGCCCAATAACCTCATTGTAGCGGCTGGCGTTAGCGCACTTTGGGAAATTGTGCCTGTCGAACCGCAGGATAATCAATAAAAAAGTTCCTCTTTTCCGGTAAAAAAATTATCTTTAGCACACCATTCTAAGGAGTATATCGTGGGAAAATTACGTTTTGTTTTGCCTAATACTTTCACAAGCCTGAACTTTTTGCTCGGTGTATTTTCCATTTGCTGGACAACCGGAGCGTTCGGTTCGTTTAGTACGGCAGACCAGATCCGCATGGGTGCCTACTTCGTCATGTTGTGTGCCCTTTTTGATAAGCTCGATGGCTTTGCCGCCCGCCTCGTGAACGCCAGTTCTGAATTCGGCGCCCAGTTCGATAGCCTTGCCGACTTGGTCGCTTTCGGTCTCGCCCCGGCATTCTGCGTTTTCTTCACCTACAAAATTTACGCACCGGAATGGTTCCAGAACCATGGGCTCCTGATGACGGTTGCACTTGCCGTTTACGTGCTCTGTGCCGCCATGCGCCTCGCCAAGTACAATGCTTGCGATTCTGACACGTACCACCACCATTTCTCCGGCCTCCCCTCCACCTTTGCAGGCATGGTCAATGCAACTCTCATCGTGTTCCTCATGACCAAGGGCGTTTTCGCAGACTCCAACACGTTCCTCTTCTGGCTCCCGATTATCGTGTTTGTCGTTACAGGATTCTTGATGGTAAGCCCGTTGTTCCTCCCGAAACTCCAGCCGCGCAAGAACAAGGCATTCAACATTTTCCAGATTGTGCTGATTTTGCTCACCTATGTTGCCGGAATCCTCTTCTACAACCCGAAGGTGCCGTACATTCTCGAATACCTGCTCATTCTCGGTTCGAGCTACATGGTGATCGGTTTTGCAGTAGGCCTCATCTACCGCAAGCAGATTATCGAAGAAGCTAAAGCTGCTAAGAAGTAGTGGTTAGTCGCTAGTCACTGGTCTCTAGCCTTTAGTTTGAATTTATGCCCGCCGCGAGCGGGCATTTCTTTTTATGGAGATTATAGAAGCTTTCTAGCGCGACACAAAGCGTTCCAGGAATTCAGCTAACGTGCGACCATAGCGGTCAAACAATTGTTCTAGCGACATGCGCGGAAGTTCAAGCGTCACGCATTCCAAATGGTGTTCACCGCACCACGTCCCGAAGCTCCCCGGCGTTTTGTATCCAATGTCCGGTAGCCAAGGCAAGTTGAACGCATCCATCACGCGCTCAACAAGCGTAGTCTTTTGCGGGGCATCGACGCAGCCCATCGGGGCATGCATCGCAAGTACGCTCGCAGGATTCAGCGTTTCAATTAACGCAACAAGCGCTTGCGTTTCCGGTTCGCTTTCTGCAAATGCACCCGGCGATAAAAGCGTATCGCGAGACGCTTCGAGAATCGAGCGCGAACCGACCTTTTCCGTCGAGAAGTTCTGCGTCTTGAAATTGCGGTTCAAGTCCACGCCGCCTGCGTTCCCGCGCGTTCCAAGAGCAACACCGTCTGGATTGGCACACAGAATAAACGCAATAGATTCAAAAGACTCATCAAAAGCACGGAGCACGCGGCTCAGGAGGAACGTCGTCTCCGGCTCTTCGCCGTGAATCCCCGCCATTACAAGCAACTTGCATTCGCTCTTGCACGGGTAGTACAGCAGCGGCGCGCCCAATACAGAACGCCCATATTCAAGAGAAGGCAACCGGATAATACCGCGAGAATCTGGAGAAAATTTCATAATCAACTTAGCCTATAGTCTTTAGTCATTGGTCATTAGCATTTTTAATGCGGCGAAGCCGCCAAACTTGAAACTAATGACTATTGACAAACAACTAATAACGAAATTTTAGATAAAGTAAGGATAAATGTATTCCTCCGCGAGCTTGGGCAAGCGGGCAAGCACAACACGTTTGCATTCCATGTCCGAGCGTTCATAGATGCTCCGCAGCGTATCCAGCGAGAAATGCTCCAAGCGCTTACGCGATGTCGGCAAGTGCGCAATGTGCCAACCTTCAGGCTTAATTTTTCCGCGCCCAGGAATGAACACACGGCTAAAGCCAAACGATGTTCCAGCTTCCATCCGAGACGTCAAAAACGCATGGAACTTCGCAAACATGCCACTGCACTCCGCAGGCGTGAGCTCAACCTCATAGCCCTCCGGGCACGCAGCTCCATCGACCACGTCGATGTCCGTCCCCAGATGGTGACGGCTCGCCCCCGGCAATGCCGACCATGTGAGAATCGCATACATCAGCTCTTCTTCGTCTTTCGGACGTTCCATCGGCTCGCCCTTTTCATTCAAGAGCTTGAGTTCGCCTCGAGCCTTGCGGTTCCAAATCGAAAGTTGCTTTTCGAACGAGCGGTACGCCGATTCAATGCGCAGTTCAAAACCGTTCGCCTTGGCTTCGTTTGACAAAGCACGCAAGTCATCCACAATTTCGCGGTCTACAAAGTATCCCGGCTGGAATTCCACCAAGTCAGGCGTTCCAAGACCGTAGGGCAACAAATCCAGAGACAACAAGTCCGTCATTGAATCGTCCCTCCCATTTTTTCAATCAAGTCTTTCCACTGCTGTACCGTCGTTTTCTTTTTAGGTTTCGACTTTTTATCCAAAAGCGACTGCGCCAACGGAGCCGGGTTCGCATGAGTCCATGCAATCGCAAGCGCATCCGAAGCATCCAGCGGGAGGTCCCCGCCTGCGATTCCCAAATGCGCAAAAATCATATTCGCCACATGTTCCTTCGAGGCAGCACCATTGCCTGTAACCGCCTGTTTCACGACCTTCGGCGGGTATTCCTCGTACGTCATTCCGCGACGGTGGCACGCCACAAGTATCGCCCCGCGGATATGCCCAAGCACAAGCGCACTCTTCACGTTCTTCGCAAAGAACACGCCTTCCATCGCAAGCGCATCCGGGTGGTAATAGTCCAGGCGCTTTTCCAGCTCCGTCACGATATGCACAAGCCTGTCTTCGAGATTTTTAGTGGCATTCGCGTGGAATGTGCCATATTCCAGCACCTGAATCTGGATGCCGGTCTTTTTCAAGAACGCATATCCGGTCGTAATCGAGCCCGGGTCAATACCAAGAATAACCATAATCCAAAAAATAGATAAAATTGCTTTTTTTTCAAAAAAAACGCATTTATGGGGGCGTACTTTATTAGATTTCTCTTATAGGAGGCCGCAATGCTGATTGATCAAGAACATGCAGAGTATATGAGAACCAAAGCTCACCCGAGGCAGCTGGGAATTCCCCTGAGCCGTTGGGGGCGCAACCTTATCGCCTGCTGTCCGTTCCACTCACCGGAAGAAACATCGCTGTTTTTCTACGATGCGCTAGGTTATTGGCGCTATCGCTGTCTCCAATGCGGTGCCGAAGGCGACTTGGTCGATTTTTTGATGAAGAGCCGCTTTAACGGCGTAGACGAACAGACCGCCCGTTCCGAAGCTTTTGAATTCCTCGGCGCACTCGACAAGGACATTGCGAACAGCCAGGATAGCGAACACCCGTGGGTCAAGGAAGTCGGTGGCGAAAAGTCCAAAGTGCTCGAATGCTTTGTGCGTTACTGCCACTGGGCAGCCTGCAAGAGTCCCTCCTCGGCAAAGTTCCTCGAAGCCCGCGGCTGGAGCATTGGCCAAGCCCAACTTTACGGTCTCGGTTACTACAGCGGCGACCCGGAACCATTCATCAGCTACTGCATGCTCTCCGGCATCGAACGCCACCAGATCAGTTTTTACCTCGACAACCTCGAAGCGTACCACGAACCGCGAATTACCATTCCGGCCCGCAATTCCAAGGGATTTATCCATTCCGTTTATGGTAGACTCATCGACGATAACGAAAAGAGCCATACCTACATTACGTATGCTTCCGGCCCGACCGTTATTCCGTTCAACATCCAGGCAGATAGCGAAAACCCCATTATCGTACAGGGATTCTTTGACGCGCTCACCGCTGACCTCGCCGGCATCCCGGGCGTTGTCTCCACGATGTTCCAAGAACTGAACATCAACCACCTGTACAAACTCAAGGCTTGCGGTGCCGAAGCGTTTACCGTCATCTTGCGCCGTGAAGAAGACCGTCGCAATCAGGAACTCAAAATTCAGAAGTACTTGAAGCTCGCCGAACAGATGCACATGAGCCTCAAGTCCATCGTGCTCCCGAAAGACGAATCTGTCGATACATTTGTCCGCAAGAACGGCGCCGATCAGCTCATCGACCTTATTGCCAATACCGAAGTCGATACCATTCATTCGCACCGCCGCTCCATGCTATTGCAGGACATCAAGGAGAACTTCGATACCGCAATGGCATGCCCGCCAGACCAGAGCGTAGGCTACAAGCTCAGCACATTCCCGAAGCTCACCAAGGAAATCGACGGCGTTCAGTCGGGATGTTTCTTTGTATCGTCTCAGCCATTCGGCCTCAAGACATTCTTGCTTTCGAGCCTTACGCTCGACCTTATCGAGAGCAACCCGAACCTCAAGGTCATTTACGTCGCTTACGAAACGCCACGTCGTCAAATCTTTGACCGTTTCGTTTCCATGCTCATCGGCGAATCAATTTTGAACGTCCGCAAACAGAATACGAATAACGAAATCAATAAAAAGATTTTGGATGCAACGCGCGAGCTCATGGGTTACGTGCGCAACAACCGTCTCGAAATCTGGGACGATATGCCGTCGCTTGACTTTAACGACTTGCTCAAGACGTTTAGCCAGGAACTCAAGGACCACCCGGACTTGATTCTCGTGATTGACGGTATCGACCACATGAAAATTACCGACCGTCCGGAACTCCCGGACATCCACGAGAAGCGTTCGTCCATCATGCTCGACTTGTACAAGGCGCTCGATATCCCGATATTCCTCGGTGGCGAGCTCATCGATTCTAACATGGGACTCCTCGGCCCGCGTGCGTACCTCCGCGATTCCGACGCCATTTACTGGCTTACCGAAAAAGATGGCATCCTAAATCTCTCGGTGGATTCCAAGCGCATGGGCACAAGCCGCGTGTACGAAGACAAGATTTTGATTGACCCACAATCTAGCCGCATGAAAGAAGCTTAATGTTTACCATTGTCGATTTTAACAACTTCTGGAGTCCGTCAGGAGGCGGAGTCCGCCGTTACCATTTGCAGAAAATGGCGTTTTACAAACGCCAAAACGAAGTCCGTTCCGTCTTCGTGATGCCCTCGGCAAGCACTTATACAGAAACGCGAAGCGATGGTTTAATTATCGAACATGTAGAAGCATTCCGATTCCCCGGCAACTGGGAATACCGCTTTATGTGGAAGTCCAAACAAATTCGACCGATTCTTGAGAAGTACAAGCCGGACGTGATTGAAGTGGGTTCGCCCTACATTTTGCCATCCGCCGTGCGCAGCATTGCAAAAAAAGTTGTTCCCAATGCGGCACTGTTCAGCTTTTGGCACGCCGACTTCCCCGTGACTTACGTGGGGCGCCCCATCGCCAAAAAATTCGGCACAGGCGTAGGCGTTCTCTCCCGCAGAATAGCATTCTGGTACGCCAAGCAAGAATTTAAAGGCTACGATTGCGTACAAGCGTCTTCGAAAGAAGCGATGGCTCGCCTCAAGAAGAACGGACTCCCCGACCCGCGTTGGATTCCGCTCGGTTGCGACATCGATACATTCTCGCCAAGCCGCCGCGACGAAGCACTCGTAAACGAACTCAAGGATGGCGATCCGAACCGCCTCACGATATTCTTCCCGCACAGGCATTGCAACGAAAAAGGCATTGACCTCGTTCTCGGCGCTTATGACATCTTGACGCAAAAGCTCGGACACGAGCCCGCCATTGTCTTTGCAGGCACGGGCCCAAGCCTCCCGCTCGTACAAGAAGCGGCCGCAAAATACAAGCACGTCAGCTATATCGGCTTTGTGAATTCCATCGACGAGATGGCTCGCTATTACGCTAGCGTCGACATGGGACTTGCACTCTCTGGCTGGGAAACTTTTGGTCTTTCTATTTTGGAAAGCATGGCAAGCGGAAACGCACTCGTCGGAGCTGCCGCCGGAGCCGCATTCGAACACGTCACGGAATCGGGCGCAGGCACAATCCTCAAGGAACGCACGCCTGAAGCCTTGGCAGATGCGATTGTCGAGCTCTACCATTCCGATCTCACCGACAAGAAGATTAAAGCTCGAAAATACGCTGAAAAATTCAGCTGGAACGATTGCTTCAAGCGCCAGCTCGCTTTGTACAAAGAAATTTCCGGACTCAAGAAATGAAAAACTTTATACAGAAAATCGCCAAGTTCTTCGAGCCATCCAAGAACTTGGTTTTAATCTCGCTCGCATTCTGGGTCACGCACATTCTGCTACGCGTGATGCTCTTGTTCCGCAGTAACCCTTACGGATTCCCGTTTGTATCTAAGCCGGACTGGTTCATTTTCCACGCGGTTTGCATCGACTTCATGTGGATTTGCAATGCGCTCGTGGTGTTTATGGTGCTCGGCGGGATTGCCGCAAAGTTTAATAAAACAAAAATCACGACAATCGCCTACACGGTTTTTCATAGCGTCATTCTGCTCTTTACGCTCCTCGATAACGAAGTGATGCGATTCCTCGGCGGGCATTTAAGCTTTGGGCTTATGGACACGTACAAAGACACTTCGTCCATTGCCATGTTCTACGACTACGTGGCAAACGACTTGTCCGTTCCGTACTTGCAGTTCGTCGTACTCGTGCTGATGCTCCCGCTGACCTATGGTCTTTACAAGCTGTTGTACAAGCATTACCGCACGCCTGACGGATTCCGCATAAAAAAGTCCGTCATCGCAATGGTCATTTTCTACATCGCCTCGTACTTGTTCGTTTATTTTATCTGGACCGGAAACGCCCGCATGGCAAAACTCCGTCCTGTCGTATCGCTCGTCTACAACGATTTATTTGTCACTAAAAAAGTTGCAGGTCTTACAGAAAAAGAGCTTGCCACCTACCGAACCTCCTACCAGAATTTGTGGCAGCGCGTTGAAGGCGATAGCCTTTGGAAATTCTCGGACGCCAAGGAAGGCCACGGTCTCCCGCTTTACCGAGTCCCAACCGCAGAACTCCAGAACAGCGAAAAGCTCGCCGCCCAGCGCGAAATGAAGCCAAACTTTATCCTCGTGCTCATGGAATCGCATCGCGGGCTCAATACAGGCTATATGAATCCGCAGATTCAGCCCTCGCCCACGCCGTTCCTTGATTCGCTCGCCGCCAATTCGCACGTGTGGATGCGCATGCACACGAGTGGCGTCCCGACCACCGGAGGCGTCCTTTCGACGCACCTCGGAATCCCGCACCACTCCAGACTCGCGCAAGCCACCGACCTTGCACATGTGACGCTCCCGAGTTTTGTCTCGGTGCTAACCGAGAATGGCTACAGCACGCATTACATGTCTGCCGCAGACCCCGCCTGGGATAACCTTGGCGTTTGGATGGCAAAATGGTACACCGCCGAACATTACAGCCGCGAACGCGAAGACGATTCGACATTCATGGACCATGCCGCAGAATTCGTACGCGACACGCTTTCCAAAGTTGGTAAGCCGTTCCTCGCCACGCTTATGACGCGCTCCAACCATTACCCGTTCAACTTTGCAGCCGGCATGACCGAAGAAGAAAAAGCACGCCCGTTGCAAGAACGCATCAACGTCACGATGAATTACGCCGACAGGCAGCTCGCCCGATTCATCCGCGCCATCCAAAACGAAGAATGGTACAAGAACACCTACGTCATCATCATGGCAGACCATGGATTCCCCTTGG
This is a stretch of genomic DNA from Fibrobacter sp. UWB13. It encodes these proteins:
- the mpaA gene encoding murein tripeptide amidase MpaA encodes the protein MKFSPDSRGIIRLPSLEYGRSVLGAPLLYYPCKSECKLLVMAGIHGEEPETTFLLSRVLRAFDESFESIAFILCANPDGVALGTRGNAGGVDLNRNFKTQNFSTEKVGSRSILEASRDTLLSPGAFAESEPETQALVALIETLNPASVLAMHAPMGCVDAPQKTTLVERVMDAFNLPWLPDIGYKTPGSFGTWCGEHHLECVTLELPRMSLEQLFDRYGRTLAEFLERFVSR
- the ruvC gene encoding crossover junction endodeoxyribonuclease RuvC, encoding MVILGIDPGSITTGYAFLKKTGIQIQVLEYGTFHANATKNLEDRLVHIVTELEKRLDYYHPDALAMEGVFFAKNVKSALVLGHIRGAILVACHRRGMTYEEYPPKVVKQAVTGNGAASKEHVANMIFAHLGIAGGDLPLDASDALAIAWTHANPAPLAQSLLDKKSKPKKKTTVQQWKDLIEKMGGTIQ
- a CDS encoding glycosyltransferase translates to MFTIVDFNNFWSPSGGGVRRYHLQKMAFYKRQNEVRSVFVMPSASTYTETRSDGLIIEHVEAFRFPGNWEYRFMWKSKQIRPILEKYKPDVIEVGSPYILPSAVRSIAKKVVPNAALFSFWHADFPVTYVGRPIAKKFGTGVGVLSRRIAFWYAKQEFKGYDCVQASSKEAMARLKKNGLPDPRWIPLGCDIDTFSPSRRDEALVNELKDGDPNRLTIFFPHRHCNEKGIDLVLGAYDILTQKLGHEPAIVFAGTGPSLPLVQEAAAKYKHVSYIGFVNSIDEMARYYASVDMGLALSGWETFGLSILESMASGNALVGAAAGAAFEHVTESGAGTILKERTPEALADAIVELYHSDLTDKKIKARKYAEKFSWNDCFKRQLALYKEISGLKK
- a CDS encoding CHC2 zinc finger domain-containing protein — encoded protein: MLIDQEHAEYMRTKAHPRQLGIPLSRWGRNLIACCPFHSPEETSLFFYDALGYWRYRCLQCGAEGDLVDFLMKSRFNGVDEQTARSEAFEFLGALDKDIANSQDSEHPWVKEVGGEKSKVLECFVRYCHWAACKSPSSAKFLEARGWSIGQAQLYGLGYYSGDPEPFISYCMLSGIERHQISFYLDNLEAYHEPRITIPARNSKGFIHSVYGRLIDDNEKSHTYITYASGPTVIPFNIQADSENPIIVQGFFDALTADLAGIPGVVSTMFQELNINHLYKLKACGAEAFTVILRREEDRRNQELKIQKYLKLAEQMHMSLKSIVLPKDESVDTFVRKNGADQLIDLIANTEVDTIHSHRRSMLLQDIKENFDTAMACPPDQSVGYKLSTFPKLTKEIDGVQSGCFFVSSQPFGLKTFLLSSLTLDLIESNPNLKVIYVAYETPRRQIFDRFVSMLIGESILNVRKQNTNNEINKKILDATRELMGYVRNNRLEIWDDMPSLDFNDLLKTFSQELKDHPDLILVIDGIDHMKITDRPELPDIHEKRSSIMLDLYKALDIPIFLGGELIDSNMGLLGPRAYLRDSDAIYWLTEKDGILNLSVDSKRMGTSRVYEDKILIDPQSSRMKEA
- a CDS encoding M15 family metallopeptidase, producing MTDLLSLDLLPYGLGTPDLVEFQPGYFVDREIVDDLRALSNEAKANGFELRIESAYRSFEKQLSIWNRKARGELKLLNEKGEPMERPKDEEELMYAILTWSALPGASRHHLGTDIDVVDGAACPEGYEVELTPAECSGMFAKFHAFLTSRMEAGTSFGFSRVFIPGRGKIKPEGWHIAHLPTSRKRLEHFSLDTLRSIYERSDMECKRVVLARLPKLAEEYIYPYFI
- a CDS encoding LTA synthase family protein, whose translation is MKNFIQKIAKFFEPSKNLVLISLAFWVTHILLRVMLLFRSNPYGFPFVSKPDWFIFHAVCIDFMWICNALVVFMVLGGIAAKFNKTKITTIAYTVFHSVILLFTLLDNEVMRFLGGHLSFGLMDTYKDTSSIAMFYDYVANDLSVPYLQFVVLVLMLPLTYGLYKLLYKHYRTPDGFRIKKSVIAMVIFYIASYLFVYFIWTGNARMAKLRPVVSLVYNDLFVTKKVAGLTEKELATYRTSYQNLWQRVEGDSLWKFSDAKEGHGLPLYRVPTAELQNSEKLAAQREMKPNFILVLMESHRGLNTGYMNPQIQPSPTPFLDSLAANSHVWMRMHTSGVPTTGGVLSTHLGIPHHSRLAQATDLAHVTLPSFVSVLTENGYSTHYMSAADPAWDNLGVWMAKWYTAEHYSREREDDSTFMDHAAEFVRDTLSKVGKPFLATLMTRSNHYPFNFAAGMTEEEKARPLQERINVTMNYADRQLARFIRAIQNEEWYKNTYVIIMADHGFPLGENGVSTMNGGGFSNISWIPFFIHGKGLDATRDTTTAAQIDIAPTVLELAGYAVPNIFMGHNLLRDTETILNADSTSVKKERAGLSLGAYSGYSALGLDNYRVVSKTASNDEVYLFNDGDMRQEHDLAKTEAERTAKMHATLDTLIKISDYSLEHGL
- a CDS encoding phosphatidylcholine/phosphatidylserine synthase; its protein translation is MGKLRFVLPNTFTSLNFLLGVFSICWTTGAFGSFSTADQIRMGAYFVMLCALFDKLDGFAARLVNASSEFGAQFDSLADLVAFGLAPAFCVFFTYKIYAPEWFQNHGLLMTVALAVYVLCAAMRLAKYNACDSDTYHHHFSGLPSTFAGMVNATLIVFLMTKGVFADSNTFLFWLPIIVFVVTGFLMVSPLFLPKLQPRKNKAFNIFQIVLILLTYVAGILFYNPKVPYILEYLLILGSSYMVIGFAVGLIYRKQIIEEAKAAKK